The proteins below come from a single Beutenbergia cavernae DSM 12333 genomic window:
- a CDS encoding DUF1003 domain-containing protein codes for MADRLDTPLEKGRSFLRRPRSDEDAVGRASEGIARFLGTPRFLVYMTIFCIMWLAWNSWGPQEYRFDSAANGFTALTLMLSLQASYSAPLILLAQNRQTDRDRVSAEQDRQRTERNLADTEFLAREMASLRMALADVATRDFVRSEMRNLLEELLDERSDGAREPAAARAEPG; via the coding sequence ATGGCTGACCGCCTCGACACCCCGCTGGAGAAGGGCCGATCGTTCCTGCGCCGACCGCGCAGCGACGAGGACGCCGTCGGGCGCGCGTCCGAGGGCATCGCCCGGTTCCTCGGCACCCCCCGGTTCCTCGTCTACATGACGATCTTCTGCATCATGTGGCTGGCGTGGAACTCGTGGGGGCCGCAGGAGTACCGGTTCGACTCCGCCGCCAACGGCTTCACCGCCCTCACGCTCATGCTGTCGCTGCAGGCGTCGTACTCCGCGCCGCTCATCCTGCTCGCGCAGAACCGTCAGACGGACCGCGACCGGGTCAGCGCCGAGCAGGACCGCCAGCGGACGGAGCGCAACCTCGCGGACACGGAGTTCCTCGCGCGCGAGATGGCCTCGCTCCGCATGGCTCTCGCGGACGTCGCGACGCGCGACTTCGTGCGGTCCGAGATGCGCAACCTCCTCGAGGAGCTGCTCGACGAGCGCTCCGACGGAGCCCGGGAGCCTGCGGCCGCTCGCGCGGAGCCCGGCTGA
- a CDS encoding maleylpyruvate isomerase N-terminal domain-containing protein — MDLLDVIARESDRFRAAVSSGSGGARVPACPDWTAADLTYHLAEVQHFWAQVAGGATGADAEELARPEEAELLAAFDAASGRLRAELARRDPEEPAWSWSETGGTIAWVLRRQAHEALVHRVDAEQTAGLAVSEPEPALAADGVDELFTVSVDNAPGWGTVTLDGRRARVSATDAVTHATAGGGTAPSVWTLAFGRFTGTGPESGTQFDWDAARLEPTDDAGAVDVEISGRAWDLDLWLWGRGDAGPLHVTGDAALVPRLRGVVAEATQ; from the coding sequence ATGGACCTCCTGGACGTGATCGCCCGCGAGTCGGACCGCTTCCGCGCGGCGGTCAGCAGCGGGAGCGGCGGGGCACGCGTGCCGGCGTGCCCGGACTGGACCGCCGCCGATCTGACGTACCACCTCGCGGAGGTGCAGCACTTCTGGGCGCAGGTCGCCGGTGGGGCCACGGGCGCGGATGCCGAGGAGCTCGCCCGGCCGGAGGAGGCGGAGCTCCTCGCGGCGTTCGACGCCGCCAGCGGGCGGCTGCGCGCCGAGCTGGCGCGGCGGGACCCGGAGGAGCCGGCCTGGTCGTGGAGCGAGACCGGCGGCACGATCGCGTGGGTGCTGCGTCGCCAGGCCCACGAGGCGCTGGTCCACCGGGTCGACGCCGAGCAGACGGCCGGGCTCGCGGTCTCCGAGCCCGAGCCGGCACTGGCTGCCGACGGCGTCGACGAGCTCTTCACCGTGAGCGTCGACAACGCCCCGGGTTGGGGCACCGTGACCTTGGACGGTCGTCGCGCCCGGGTGTCGGCGACCGACGCCGTCACCCACGCCACCGCCGGGGGCGGCACCGCGCCGTCGGTCTGGACGCTCGCGTTCGGCCGGTTCACCGGCACCGGGCCGGAGAGCGGCACACAGTTCGACTGGGACGCCGCCCGGCTGGAGCCCACCGACGACGCCGGCGCTGTCGACGTCGAGATCAGCGGTCGGGCGTGGGACCTCGACCTGTGGCTGTGGGGCCGCGGAGACGCCGGCCCGCTGCACGTCACGGGCGACGCCGCCCTCGTCCCGAGGCTCCGCGGCGTCGTCGCCGAGGCGACGCAGTAG
- a CDS encoding Mrp/NBP35 family ATP-binding protein, producing the protein MPTTIEPVSEQDVRAALDRVIDPEIRRPITDLDMVRDVQLDERDGATHVTVGVALTTAGCPLRDTITRDVRERVGELDGVGGPDAVSVVMTVMTDDERKALRVKLRGTDAEPVIPFAQPGSLTRVYAVASGKGGVGKSSVTANLAAAMVADGLKVGVLDADIYGFSIPRMLGVTLPPTKVDDMILPPVAHGVKVISIGMFAPPGRPVVWRGPMLHRALQQFLADVFWGDLDVLLLDLPPGTGDIAISVAQLLPNAELLLVTTPQLAAAEVAERAGAMAKQTNQRLAGVVENMSWLTQPDGSRLELFGAGGGERVASRLSEVLGVTVPLLGQVPLDVTLRTGGDDGVPFVLADDSGTRSEAAEVLRGVARRLGVRERGLAGMRLGLTPVG; encoded by the coding sequence ATGCCCACGACGATCGAGCCGGTCAGCGAACAGGACGTCCGCGCGGCTCTCGATCGCGTCATCGACCCGGAGATCCGGCGTCCGATCACCGATCTGGACATGGTCCGCGACGTTCAGCTCGACGAGCGCGACGGCGCGACGCACGTCACCGTCGGCGTCGCCCTCACCACCGCCGGCTGCCCGCTGCGGGACACGATCACTCGTGACGTCAGGGAACGCGTCGGCGAGCTCGACGGCGTCGGTGGCCCCGACGCGGTGAGCGTCGTGATGACCGTGATGACCGACGACGAGCGCAAGGCGCTCCGGGTCAAGCTCCGCGGCACCGATGCCGAACCCGTGATCCCGTTCGCGCAGCCCGGGTCGCTGACCCGCGTGTACGCCGTCGCCTCCGGCAAGGGCGGCGTCGGGAAGTCCTCGGTGACGGCCAACCTGGCCGCCGCCATGGTGGCGGACGGGCTCAAGGTGGGCGTGCTCGACGCCGACATCTACGGCTTCTCGATCCCGCGCATGCTGGGCGTGACGCTGCCGCCGACCAAGGTCGACGACATGATCCTGCCGCCGGTCGCCCACGGCGTGAAGGTCATCTCGATCGGGATGTTCGCACCGCCCGGGCGGCCGGTGGTCTGGCGCGGCCCGATGCTGCACCGCGCGCTGCAGCAGTTCCTCGCCGACGTGTTCTGGGGCGACCTCGACGTTCTCCTCCTCGACCTGCCACCCGGGACCGGCGACATCGCGATCTCCGTCGCCCAGCTCCTGCCGAACGCGGAGCTGCTGCTCGTGACGACGCCGCAGCTCGCCGCCGCCGAGGTGGCCGAGCGCGCCGGCGCGATGGCGAAGCAGACGAACCAGAGGCTCGCCGGCGTCGTCGAGAACATGTCGTGGCTCACGCAGCCGGACGGGTCGCGGCTCGAGCTCTTCGGCGCGGGCGGCGGTGAGCGGGTCGCGTCGCGGCTGTCCGAGGTGCTCGGTGTCACCGTCCCGCTGCTCGGTCAGGTGCCGCTCGACGTCACCCTGCGCACCGGGGGCGACGACGGCGTCCCGTTCGTCCTCGCGGACGACTCGGGAACTCGCAGCGAGGCCGCCGAGGTGCTGCGTGGCGTCGCCCGCCGCCTGGGCGTGCGCGAGCGCGGGCTGGCCGGCATGCGGCTGGGCCTCACGCCCGTCGGCTGA
- a CDS encoding VOC family protein yields the protein MGVFIGAVVLHTPDPGGASEFWRGALGYDAATSNADFLHPPEWHPPSGSRAEHGAPHVHLDGGDATHLDLWVDADSDLETEVARLIALGARRVEWTYAEGADHVVLEAPDGTLLCVIP from the coding sequence ATGGGTGTGTTCATCGGAGCCGTCGTGCTCCACACGCCGGACCCGGGCGGCGCGAGCGAGTTCTGGCGAGGCGCCCTCGGCTACGACGCTGCGACGTCGAACGCCGACTTCCTGCACCCGCCCGAGTGGCACCCACCGTCGGGCTCGCGCGCGGAGCACGGCGCGCCGCACGTGCACCTGGACGGCGGGGACGCCACGCACCTGGACCTGTGGGTCGACGCAGACTCCGACCTCGAGACCGAGGTCGCGCGGCTGATCGCCCTCGGGGCGCGCCGCGTCGAGTGGACCTACGCCGAGGGCGCCGACCACGTCGTGCTCGAGGCACCGGACGGCACGCTGCTCTGCGTGATCCCCTGA
- a CDS encoding sec-independent translocase: MFGSITTGEILLLLVVAAIVIGPERLPTYAEQLGRLVREVKRMATGATERVREELGEEYKDFDLSDLDPRKYDPRRIIRDALGDEVFSLSPTPKPKPKPKAAGASNGTATATRTRPHRTPPYDDEAT, from the coding sequence GTGTTCGGTTCCATCACGACGGGTGAGATCCTGCTCCTCCTCGTCGTCGCGGCGATCGTGATCGGGCCCGAGCGCCTACCCACGTACGCGGAGCAGCTGGGCCGTCTCGTGCGCGAGGTCAAGCGCATGGCGACGGGCGCGACCGAGCGCGTCCGGGAGGAGCTGGGCGAGGAGTACAAGGACTTCGACCTGTCCGACCTCGACCCCCGCAAGTACGACCCGCGGCGCATCATCCGCGACGCGCTGGGCGACGAGGTCTTCTCCCTCAGCCCGACCCCGAAGCCGAAACCCAAGCCGAAGGCGGCCGGGGCGTCGAACGGGACGGCGACCGCCACCCGGACACGGCCTCACCGCACACCGCCGTACGACGACGAGGCGACCTGA
- a CDS encoding S1C family serine protease has translation MTSPDDAAPRPDRAASEPWQPGDPTEEWRAAEPAEPPPSEGETSEGEASEGEASEAPAAPEPAGPSVEDERPETPAAPVEPPAAPVEPPAAPVEPPVGPAARATATTPMPRFDAPASAAPAAHPAVITEPASAGWAAAQAPPPPGPSGPSGPSGPSGPSGPGGPSGPSGPGGPVHQDRLGPPQPGAVGPQQPPARDRRGVPVAMVWLIAALALVLGLLGGIVGANLLDDPSPDGGSSLPTSDPGSTARPPESVAGIAAATLPSTVSIEVRAGNTGSSGSGIVLREDGYILTNAHVVALAESGDADLTVVFSDGSQETAEIVGSTTDYDLAVLHIDRDGLEPLVLGDSDQIVVGDPVVAVGAPLGLVGTVTSGIVSALNRPVTAGDATQASYINAIQTDAAINPGNSGGPLLNAAGEVVGINSAIAQTPGAGQTGSIGLGFAIPSNQARRTADELIENGFATYPVIGVLLDQRYTGEGVQVLEEADGDTEPVVPGGPADEAGIEAGDVIVAIDGQPVTVPDELVVAIRARAPGDVVVLTLRENGEDRDVEVTLGEERSN, from the coding sequence ATGACGAGTCCCGACGACGCCGCCCCGCGCCCCGACCGTGCTGCCTCCGAACCGTGGCAGCCGGGCGACCCGACCGAGGAGTGGCGCGCCGCCGAGCCGGCCGAGCCGCCGCCTTCCGAGGGCGAGACGTCCGAGGGCGAGGCTTCCGAGGGGGAGGCTTCCGAGGCGCCCGCGGCCCCCGAGCCGGCCGGACCGTCGGTCGAGGACGAACGCCCGGAGACGCCTGCCGCGCCGGTCGAGCCGCCTGCCGCGCCGGTCGAGCCACCCGCCGCGCCGGTCGAGCCGCCCGTCGGACCGGCCGCCCGGGCGACCGCGACGACACCGATGCCACGTTTCGACGCGCCGGCGTCGGCTGCACCGGCGGCGCACCCAGCCGTCATTACGGAGCCGGCGAGTGCCGGCTGGGCCGCCGCCCAGGCGCCGCCGCCGCCCGGCCCGTCCGGCCCGTCCGGCCCGTCCGGCCCGTCCGGCCCGTCCGGCCCGGGTGGCCCGTCCGGCCCGTCCGGCCCGGGTGGCCCGGTGCACCAGGACCGGCTCGGACCTCCGCAGCCGGGCGCCGTCGGCCCGCAGCAGCCCCCTGCTCGCGATCGACGTGGGGTCCCGGTGGCGATGGTCTGGCTCATCGCCGCCCTCGCGCTGGTGCTGGGGCTCCTCGGCGGCATCGTCGGGGCGAACCTTCTCGACGATCCCTCGCCCGACGGCGGGTCATCACTGCCCACGAGCGATCCGGGGAGCACCGCCCGGCCACCGGAGAGCGTTGCCGGGATCGCCGCGGCCACGTTGCCGAGCACCGTGTCGATCGAGGTGCGCGCAGGAAACACGGGCTCGAGCGGGAGCGGCATCGTGCTTCGCGAGGACGGCTACATCCTGACGAACGCGCACGTCGTGGCACTCGCGGAATCCGGCGACGCCGACCTGACGGTCGTCTTCAGCGACGGGTCGCAGGAGACGGCGGAGATCGTCGGGAGCACCACCGACTACGACCTCGCCGTGCTCCACATCGACCGTGACGGCCTCGAGCCGCTCGTGCTCGGGGACTCGGACCAGATCGTGGTCGGCGACCCGGTGGTCGCCGTCGGCGCACCGCTCGGCCTGGTGGGCACCGTGACCTCAGGCATCGTCAGCGCGCTGAATCGTCCGGTCACGGCGGGGGATGCGACCCAGGCCTCGTACATCAACGCGATCCAGACGGACGCCGCGATCAACCCCGGGAACTCGGGCGGTCCGCTGCTCAATGCCGCGGGTGAGGTGGTCGGGATCAATTCCGCGATCGCGCAGACTCCTGGGGCCGGGCAGACCGGCAGCATCGGCCTCGGCTTCGCGATCCCGAGCAACCAGGCGCGTCGAACGGCCGACGAGCTGATCGAGAACGGCTTCGCGACGTATCCCGTGATCGGCGTCCTGCTCGACCAGCGCTACACCGGCGAGGGTGTCCAGGTGTTGGAGGAGGCCGACGGCGACACCGAGCCGGTCGTCCCCGGAGGCCCGGCGGACGAGGCAGGCATCGAGGCCGGGGACGTCATCGTGGCGATCGACGGGCAGCCGGTCACGGTGCCGGACGAGCTGGTGGTGGCGATCCGCGCCCGCGCACCCGGCGACGTCGTCGTCCTCACGCTGCGGGAGAACGGGGAGGACCGCGACGTCGAGGTGACGCTCGGCGAGGAGCGCAGCAACTAG
- the sigE gene encoding RNA polymerase sigma factor SigE — translation MPSTTPAGVDDGEAWQPPSWEEIVRQHSARVYRLAYRLTGNQADAEDLTQEVFIRVFRSLSSYTPGTFEGWLHRITTNLFLDQVRRKKRIRMDALGERAERLPASDASSPERGYEHGNLDLDVQAALAQLSPEYRAAVVLCDIEGLSYEEIGATLGIKMGTVRSRIHRARAQLREALAHRAPTPSAARLTGEVVT, via the coding sequence GTGCCCTCCACCACCCCCGCAGGTGTCGACGACGGCGAGGCCTGGCAGCCGCCGTCGTGGGAGGAGATCGTGCGCCAGCACTCGGCGCGCGTGTATCGGCTCGCGTACCGGCTCACCGGGAACCAGGCCGACGCGGAGGACCTCACCCAGGAGGTCTTCATCCGCGTGTTCCGCTCCCTCTCCTCGTACACGCCGGGCACGTTCGAGGGCTGGCTCCACCGCATCACGACGAACCTGTTCCTCGACCAGGTCCGCCGGAAGAAGCGCATCAGGATGGACGCGCTGGGGGAGCGCGCCGAGCGGCTCCCCGCGTCCGACGCGTCCTCCCCGGAGCGCGGGTACGAGCACGGCAACCTCGACCTCGACGTGCAGGCGGCGCTCGCGCAGCTCAGCCCGGAGTACCGGGCAGCCGTGGTGCTGTGCGACATCGAGGGACTGTCCTACGAGGAGATCGGGGCGACGCTCGGGATCAAGATGGGTACCGTCCGGTCCCGGATCCACCGAGCGCGCGCACAGTTGCGCGAGGCGCTCGCGCACCGTGCCCCCACGCCGTCGGCCGCCCGTCTGACCGGCGAGGTCGTGACGTGA
- a CDS encoding O-methyltransferase gives MSGDKAQSWTYAESYAEESEAIAGARARAEEYGVRPVSPGTGAVLRMLAAALGARVVAEVGTGTGVSGLWLLEGMTPDGVLTTVDVEVEHQRAAREAFAAAAIAPTRTRAIGGRALDVLPRLADGAYDLVLVDGDPAEAADCAEQAVRLLRPRGALVVTDALWYDRVADPARRDEDTVAMRELGKSLRADERLQSALLPAGDGLLVATRR, from the coding sequence ATGTCAGGCGACAAGGCGCAGAGCTGGACCTACGCGGAGAGCTACGCCGAGGAGTCCGAGGCGATCGCCGGTGCGCGCGCCCGCGCGGAGGAGTACGGCGTCCGTCCCGTGTCGCCCGGAACCGGCGCCGTGCTGCGGATGCTGGCCGCCGCGCTGGGTGCGCGGGTCGTCGCCGAGGTGGGGACCGGGACCGGCGTCAGCGGGCTCTGGCTGCTCGAGGGCATGACGCCCGACGGCGTGCTGACCACCGTCGACGTCGAGGTCGAGCACCAGCGCGCGGCCCGCGAGGCGTTCGCCGCCGCCGCGATCGCGCCCACACGGACCCGCGCGATCGGCGGTCGAGCGCTCGACGTCCTCCCCCGGCTCGCGGACGGCGCCTACGACCTCGTGCTCGTCGACGGCGACCCGGCGGAGGCCGCCGACTGTGCGGAGCAGGCCGTCCGCCTGCTCCGGCCCCGCGGCGCCCTCGTCGTCACCGACGCGCTCTGGTACGACCGCGTCGCGGACCCCGCGCGGCGCGACGAGGACACCGTCGCGATGCGCGAGCTCGGGAAGTCGCTGCGCGCGGACGAACGCCTGCAGTCGGCGCTGCTGCCCGCCGGCGACGGACTGCTCGTGGCGACGAGGCGATGA
- a CDS encoding phosphotransferase, producing the protein MTAADATDLEALAARLGPDVDLDRTSIYAYAPVHRALLAGDDGELHVVVKKGLADGAGQRAIAAWQRALAARGAPAVVPVEAFDVPLAVGDEHWVVYPFVEGRDWDATPADIAAAGRLLGLQHAVSLSVTDDDDVAHLPSFSWPEHDAESVAEDVAGIAATCADQGIGPDVAARWRAELTAFHATTLPAIAGAGLPSFPVTLDYRATNLRYGADGPVFVDFENGEVAPRLLDLALAVLLFGHEAPANPGRLFDDAEWASFAAAYLAAAPPLTTAERALWETAQTYMRLEWGTWVLTEGTDADEWADERRRGLLLDLLTLEPGRFPLP; encoded by the coding sequence ATGACGGCGGCCGACGCCACCGACCTGGAGGCACTGGCGGCGCGGCTCGGCCCCGACGTCGACCTCGACCGCACGTCCATCTACGCGTACGCGCCGGTCCACCGCGCGCTGCTCGCCGGCGACGACGGCGAGCTGCACGTCGTCGTCAAGAAGGGGCTCGCGGACGGCGCCGGCCAACGAGCGATCGCCGCCTGGCAACGGGCGCTCGCCGCCCGCGGCGCTCCCGCCGTCGTCCCGGTCGAGGCGTTCGACGTGCCCCTCGCCGTCGGTGACGAGCACTGGGTCGTCTACCCGTTCGTCGAGGGCCGGGACTGGGACGCCACGCCCGCCGACATCGCCGCCGCCGGGCGCCTGCTCGGGCTGCAGCACGCGGTGTCGCTGAGCGTCACCGACGACGACGACGTCGCGCACCTCCCGTCGTTCTCGTGGCCGGAGCACGACGCCGAGTCCGTCGCGGAGGACGTCGCCGGGATCGCCGCGACCTGCGCGGACCAGGGCATCGGGCCCGACGTCGCCGCACGGTGGCGCGCCGAGCTCACGGCGTTCCACGCCACGACGCTGCCCGCGATCGCCGGCGCCGGCCTGCCGTCTTTCCCCGTCACGCTGGACTACCGCGCCACGAACCTCCGCTACGGCGCGGACGGGCCGGTGTTCGTGGACTTCGAGAACGGCGAGGTCGCGCCGCGTCTGCTCGACCTCGCGCTCGCCGTCCTGCTCTTCGGCCATGAGGCGCCGGCGAACCCGGGGCGCCTGTTCGACGACGCCGAGTGGGCGTCGTTCGCCGCGGCGTATCTCGCCGCCGCTCCCCCGCTGACGACGGCGGAGCGCGCCCTGTGGGAGACGGCGCAGACCTACATGCGGCTCGAGTGGGGCACGTGGGTCCTCACCGAGGGCACGGACGCCGACGAGTGGGCCGACGAGCGGCGGCGCGGCCTCCTGCTCGACCTGCTCACGCTGGAGCCGGGGCGGTTCCCGCTGCCCTGA
- a CDS encoding leucyl aminopeptidase family protein, whose amino-acid sequence MATIVTLPDVLVTKGSLGGTRGAREIRPDRQVDALAVPIAPAGGHDELQPRVGTADAAALYGIDLADLAETSGLTGAAGESYVLALPQLLHGDASWGELPRRLALIGVGDGSPAALRRAGAALAKVASGLDRVATTVGLDDPARDPAAVRALAEGFWLGAYRPPRTGRTSGKARPVGTLELITPAATSAQSAVDAARPAAEAATWARLLAATPSNVKNPEWVAEQARAAVAGEPTLSVEVRETEWLAEHGFRALLAVGAASASPPRLVTVTYTPQATTSASRSVVLAGKGITYDTGGLAIKPREAMVPMKTDMTGAGVALAVVVGAARAGLRHRVTAVLPLAENAVGDSSYRPGDVVTTYDGTTVEILNTDAEGRMVLADAMGWAVAELDPDVLVDVATLTGAATLGLGNRHGALYANDDRLAEGLLAAGEASGEPLWRMPLVDDYRHALDSEVADVAHVATDPHVGGGSITAALFLERFAGTGRWAHLDIAGPARSAKASHEIPEGPTGFGARVLLRWLEQLR is encoded by the coding sequence ATGGCGACGATCGTCACCCTGCCGGACGTCCTCGTCACGAAGGGCTCTCTCGGCGGCACCCGTGGCGCGCGCGAGATCAGGCCGGATCGTCAGGTGGACGCGCTCGCCGTGCCGATCGCGCCCGCGGGCGGTCACGACGAGCTCCAGCCGCGCGTGGGCACGGCCGACGCCGCTGCCCTGTACGGCATCGACCTGGCGGATCTCGCCGAGACGTCGGGCCTGACGGGGGCTGCGGGCGAGTCGTACGTGCTCGCCCTCCCGCAGCTCCTGCACGGCGACGCCTCGTGGGGCGAGCTGCCGCGGCGGCTCGCGCTCATCGGCGTCGGCGACGGCTCACCGGCCGCACTCCGACGCGCGGGCGCCGCCCTCGCGAAGGTCGCCTCGGGGCTGGACCGCGTCGCGACCACCGTCGGCCTGGACGACCCGGCGCGCGATCCCGCAGCCGTCCGCGCCCTCGCCGAAGGGTTCTGGCTCGGCGCCTACCGCCCGCCGCGCACGGGCCGCACGAGCGGGAAGGCGCGCCCGGTCGGCACCCTGGAGCTCATCACCCCGGCCGCGACGAGCGCGCAGAGCGCCGTCGACGCCGCTCGACCCGCCGCGGAGGCGGCGACCTGGGCACGGCTGCTGGCGGCGACGCCGTCGAACGTCAAGAACCCGGAGTGGGTCGCCGAGCAGGCGCGTGCTGCCGTCGCGGGCGAACCGACGCTCTCCGTGGAGGTCCGCGAGACGGAGTGGCTCGCCGAGCACGGCTTCCGCGCGCTGCTGGCCGTCGGTGCGGCGTCAGCATCGCCGCCACGGCTCGTGACCGTCACGTACACGCCACAGGCGACGACGTCGGCCAGTCGGTCGGTCGTGCTCGCCGGCAAGGGCATCACGTACGACACGGGCGGGCTCGCGATCAAGCCGCGCGAGGCCATGGTGCCGATGAAGACGGACATGACCGGGGCAGGTGTGGCCCTGGCTGTCGTGGTCGGCGCCGCCCGAGCCGGGCTGCGGCACCGGGTGACGGCCGTGCTGCCCCTCGCCGAGAACGCCGTCGGCGACTCCTCCTACCGGCCGGGAGACGTCGTCACGACGTACGACGGCACGACCGTCGAGATCCTCAACACCGACGCCGAGGGGCGCATGGTGCTGGCCGACGCGATGGGGTGGGCGGTGGCGGAGCTCGACCCGGACGTCCTCGTCGACGTCGCCACGCTCACCGGGGCCGCGACCCTCGGGCTCGGCAATCGGCACGGCGCGCTGTACGCGAACGACGACAGGCTCGCGGAAGGGCTGCTGGCGGCCGGCGAGGCGAGCGGGGAGCCGCTGTGGCGGATGCCGCTCGTCGACGACTACCGGCACGCCCTCGACTCGGAGGTGGCCGACGTCGCGCACGTCGCGACGGATCCGCACGTCGGCGGCGGGTCGATCACGGCCGCGCTGTTCCTGGAGCGGTTCGCGGGCACCGGGCGCTGGGCGCACCTCGACATCGCCGGGCCGGCGCGGTCGGCGAAGGCGTCGCACGAGATCCCGGAAGGGCCGACCGGCTTCGGCGCGCGGGTGCTGCTGCGCTGGCTCGAGCAGCTCCGCTGA
- a CDS encoding DUF3117 domain-containing protein — translation MAAMKPRTGDGPLEVTKEGRGIVMRVPLEGGGRLVVELTPAEAGELKDALGAVAS, via the coding sequence ATGGCCGCCATGAAGCCGAGGACCGGGGATGGACCGCTCGAGGTCACCAAGGAGGGCCGCGGCATCGTCATGCGTGTGCCGCTCGAGGGCGGTGGCCGCCTCGTCGTCGAGCTGACCCCCGCGGAGGCGGGCGAGCTGAAGGACGCGCTCGGCGCAGTCGCGAGCTGA
- a CDS encoding TIGR00730 family Rossman fold protein: MSTDDTRRTHVKGRITLRGEHVPITTTDERLLATDHSSSWVHQDPWRVLRIQSEFVEGFGALAGLGPAVSVFGSARIKAGEPEYELAEQVARELVRAGYAVITGGGPGLMEAANRGAHEEGGTSVGLGIELPFEQGMNEWVDLGVDFRYFFARKTMFVKYAEGFIVLPGGFGTFDELFEAMTLVQTKKVRGFPIVLVGTDYWGGLIDWLRGTVLERGLISPPDLELLQLVDDPADAVRLVVDAGNDLFAAEDSAARDAAEGAD, encoded by the coding sequence ATGAGCACCGACGACACCCGTCGGACCCACGTCAAGGGCCGGATCACTCTGCGCGGCGAGCACGTCCCGATCACGACGACCGACGAGCGGCTCCTCGCCACCGACCACTCGTCGTCGTGGGTGCACCAGGACCCGTGGCGGGTGCTGCGGATCCAGTCGGAGTTCGTCGAGGGATTCGGCGCGCTCGCCGGGCTCGGTCCCGCCGTCAGCGTGTTCGGCTCGGCCCGGATCAAGGCGGGCGAACCGGAGTACGAGCTCGCCGAGCAGGTCGCGCGCGAGCTCGTCCGCGCCGGCTACGCCGTCATCACCGGGGGCGGTCCGGGTCTCATGGAGGCGGCGAACAGGGGAGCGCACGAGGAGGGCGGGACGTCCGTCGGCCTCGGGATCGAGCTGCCCTTCGAGCAGGGCATGAACGAGTGGGTCGACCTCGGGGTCGACTTCCGCTACTTCTTCGCCCGCAAGACGATGTTCGTCAAGTACGCCGAGGGCTTCATCGTGCTGCCCGGCGGGTTCGGCACGTTCGACGAGCTGTTCGAGGCGATGACGCTCGTCCAGACGAAGAAGGTGCGCGGCTTCCCGATCGTGCTCGTCGGGACGGACTACTGGGGTGGCCTCATCGACTGGCTCCGCGGCACCGTGCTCGAGCGCGGGCTCATCTCACCGCCGGACCTCGAGCTGCTCCAGCTCGTCGACGACCCGGCGGATGCGGTGAGGCTCGTCGTCGACGCGGGGAACGACCTGTTCGCGGCCGAGGACTCGGCGGCGCGCGACGCCGCGGAGGGGGCGGACTGA